Proteins from one Thermobifida alba genomic window:
- a CDS encoding globin domain-containing protein, with protein MLSTQSAEIVRATLPVVGAHLDEITARFYTTMFADRPELLDGLFNRANQANGEQRRALAGSIAGFAAALLDHPDERPDALLSRIAHKHASLAVTDDQYVIVHKYLFGAIADVLGEAATPEVVAAWDEVYWLMGGALIAMEARLYAEKGVADGRTWREWTVVDRRAETPDVVSFVLRPSDGDPLPALRPGQYVSVRMRMPDGIHQIRQYSVSGGDAHTRRITVKRVRATENAPEGEMSTLLHTDTRVGDTLTVSAPFGDVVLSDGDRPLVFATAGIGCTPVVGMLHHLAATGATRRVLALHADRSRAVHALWKETSELVAALPNAQQVVWYEEGEGGLAGQMDLGGLEIPADAEVYLCGPLPFMRHVRAQFLTAGVAARDIHYEVFGPDLWLPQD; from the coding sequence ATGCTGTCAACCCAGTCCGCCGAGATCGTCCGCGCCACGCTGCCGGTGGTCGGAGCCCACCTCGACGAGATCACCGCGCGCTTCTACACGACGATGTTCGCCGACCGCCCCGAACTCCTCGACGGCCTGTTCAACCGGGCGAACCAGGCCAACGGGGAGCAGCGCCGGGCGCTCGCCGGATCCATCGCGGGATTCGCCGCAGCGCTGCTCGACCACCCCGATGAACGCCCCGACGCGCTGCTGTCGCGGATCGCGCACAAGCACGCCTCCCTCGCGGTCACCGACGACCAGTACGTCATCGTGCACAAGTACCTGTTCGGCGCGATCGCCGACGTCCTCGGCGAGGCCGCCACCCCCGAGGTCGTCGCCGCCTGGGACGAGGTGTACTGGTTGATGGGAGGCGCGCTGATCGCGATGGAGGCGCGACTCTACGCGGAGAAGGGCGTCGCGGACGGCCGCACCTGGCGGGAGTGGACCGTCGTGGACCGCCGTGCGGAGACCCCCGACGTGGTCTCGTTCGTCCTGCGGCCCAGCGACGGCGACCCCCTGCCCGCGCTCCGCCCCGGCCAGTACGTCAGCGTCCGTATGCGCATGCCCGACGGCATCCACCAGATCCGCCAGTACTCCGTCTCCGGCGGGGACGCGCACACCCGGCGGATCACTGTCAAGCGGGTCCGCGCGACGGAGAACGCCCCCGAGGGGGAGATGTCCACCCTGCTGCACACGGACACCCGGGTGGGCGACACGCTCACCGTCTCCGCGCCCTTCGGCGACGTGGTCCTGTCCGACGGCGACCGTCCGCTCGTGTTCGCCACGGCGGGCATCGGCTGCACCCCCGTCGTCGGCATGCTGCACCACCTCGCCGCCACCGGCGCGACCCGCCGGGTGCTGGCCCTGCACGCCGACCGCTCCCGTGCCGTCCACGCGCTGTGGAAGGAGACCTCCGAACTGGTCGCCGCGCTCCCGAACGCGCAGCAGGTCGTCTGGTACGAGGAGGGCGAGGGCGGCCTGGCCGGGCAGATGGACCTGGGCGGCCTGGAGATCCCCGCCGACGCCGAGGTCTACCTGTGCGGACCGCTGCCCTTCATGCGCCACGTCCGCGCCCAGTTCCTGACCGCGGGCGTGGCCGCCAGGGACATCCACTACGAGGTGTTCGGCCCCGACCTGTGGCTGCCGCAGGACTGA
- a CDS encoding MazG family protein: MSEHNGTPPGHRLVALVEVMDTLRRECPWDAEQTHQSLAKYLVEEAYETLEAIEREDWGTLAEELGDVLLQVVFHARVAAERGADGFTIDDVADAIIDKLVRRHPHVFSDTEVAGADEVRANWEAIKAAEREARGERADVSVLAGVPFAQPAALLAYELQKRAARNGVPEDLIDDDGGPGGELFAAVARERRGSRDPELDLRAAARRFDAAVRAVEEAARADGLDPRQLTPEQWRSYWRRERGRAPR; the protein is encoded by the coding sequence ATGAGCGAGCACAACGGCACTCCCCCCGGGCATCGGCTGGTCGCGCTGGTGGAGGTCATGGACACGCTGCGGCGCGAGTGCCCGTGGGACGCCGAGCAGACCCACCAGTCGCTCGCCAAGTACCTCGTCGAGGAGGCCTACGAGACGCTGGAGGCCATCGAGCGCGAGGACTGGGGCACCCTCGCCGAGGAGCTGGGCGACGTCCTGCTCCAGGTGGTGTTCCACGCCCGGGTGGCCGCCGAGCGCGGCGCGGACGGCTTCACCATCGACGACGTGGCCGACGCCATCATCGACAAGCTGGTGCGCCGCCACCCGCACGTGTTCTCCGACACGGAGGTGGCCGGCGCCGACGAGGTCCGGGCCAACTGGGAGGCCATCAAGGCCGCCGAGCGGGAGGCCAGGGGGGAGCGGGCCGACGTGTCGGTGCTGGCGGGGGTGCCGTTCGCGCAGCCCGCCGCGCTGCTCGCCTACGAGCTGCAGAAGCGCGCCGCCCGCAACGGGGTGCCGGAGGACCTGATCGACGACGACGGCGGTCCCGGCGGGGAGCTGTTCGCGGCGGTGGCCCGCGAGCGGCGCGGCTCCCGCGACCCGGAACTGGACCTGCGCGCCGCGGCCCGCCGGTTCGACGCCGCGGTGCGCGCCGTGGAGGAGGCGGCCCGCGCCGACGGGCTGGACCCGCGGCAGCTCACTCCGGAGCAGTGGCGTTCCTACTGGCGGCGAGAGCGCGGTCGCGCGCCTCGCTGA
- the cysC gene encoding adenylyl-sulfate kinase, whose product MTHPTGGRAVLTPGPQGLAHLELLLAGVCPLPGFMTREEADRLDRPGPPPARAPWPVPVVLTAPDAPADAREVVLADPEGAPLAELTVTEAHRDGTVRLAGPVRPAAAPVYGSLRSLRLPVERVRSARDERRPLLAVVTDRPLHHRALAQVRAALAGLGEADLLVLVDVPLDAEGAAPAVLAARELLPRGTRFAAVTLPTAAADGAPAWPAERRGLLAAHVAAAYGATHVLLELEGAGGAGALADAPVKALSFGEWVYDTARRRWCPADEVAPGNARAEWGADAVAEALARGGPLPAWLTPEPVAAELARMRPARTDRGLVLFFTGLSGSGKSTVARGVAEQVRRAGRTVTLLDGDVVRRLLSSGLTFSRADRDLNIRRIGYVAAEVARHGGVAVCAPIAPYAATRAEVRRMAEETGDFFLVYVATPIEVCEARDRKGLYAKARAGQIPEFTGVSDPYEAPGDADLVIDTSAESEAESVARVVAALRDGGWLPR is encoded by the coding sequence ATGACCCACCCGACCGGAGGACGCGCCGTCCTCACTCCGGGGCCGCAGGGGCTGGCCCACCTGGAGCTGCTGCTGGCCGGGGTCTGTCCGCTGCCGGGGTTCATGACGCGCGAGGAGGCGGACCGGCTGGACCGGCCGGGGCCGCCCCCGGCGAGGGCGCCGTGGCCGGTGCCGGTCGTGCTGACCGCTCCCGACGCGCCGGCCGACGCCCGCGAGGTGGTGCTGGCCGACCCCGAGGGCGCGCCGCTGGCGGAGCTGACGGTCACCGAGGCCCACCGGGACGGGACGGTCCGCCTGGCCGGGCCGGTCCGTCCGGCGGCCGCGCCCGTGTACGGCTCGCTGCGTTCCCTGCGGTTGCCCGTCGAGCGGGTGCGGTCCGCGCGCGACGAGCGGCGGCCGCTGCTGGCCGTGGTCACCGACCGGCCGCTGCACCACCGCGCGCTCGCCCAGGTCCGCGCCGCGCTGGCCGGGCTGGGCGAGGCCGACCTGCTGGTCCTGGTGGACGTGCCGCTGGACGCCGAGGGGGCGGCGCCCGCGGTGCTGGCGGCCCGGGAGCTGCTGCCCCGGGGCACCCGGTTCGCGGCCGTCACCCTGCCGACCGCGGCGGCCGACGGCGCTCCCGCCTGGCCGGCGGAGCGGCGCGGCCTGCTCGCCGCGCACGTCGCCGCCGCCTACGGCGCCACCCACGTCCTGCTGGAACTGGAGGGGGCGGGCGGGGCCGGGGCCCTGGCGGACGCCCCGGTGAAGGCGCTGTCCTTCGGGGAGTGGGTGTACGACACCGCGCGGCGGCGGTGGTGCCCCGCCGACGAGGTCGCGCCCGGGAACGCCCGCGCCGAGTGGGGCGCCGACGCGGTGGCGGAGGCGCTGGCCCGCGGCGGGCCGCTGCCCGCCTGGCTCACCCCCGAGCCGGTGGCCGCCGAGCTGGCCCGGATGCGTCCCGCCCGCACCGACCGCGGTCTCGTCCTCTTCTTCACCGGGCTGTCGGGGTCGGGCAAGTCCACGGTGGCCCGCGGCGTCGCCGAGCAGGTCCGCCGGGCCGGACGCACGGTGACCCTGCTCGACGGCGACGTGGTGCGCCGCCTGCTGTCGTCGGGGTTGACGTTCTCGCGGGCCGACCGCGACCTCAACATCCGCCGGATCGGGTACGTGGCCGCCGAGGTCGCCCGGCACGGCGGTGTGGCGGTGTGCGCGCCCATCGCGCCGTACGCGGCGACCCGCGCCGAGGTGCGGCGCATGGCGGAGGAGACCGGCGACTTCTTCCTGGTGTACGTGGCCACCCCGATCGAGGTGTGCGAGGCCCGGGACCGCAAGGGGCTGTACGCCAAGGCGCGCGCCGGGCAGATCCCCGAGTTCACCGGGGTCTCCGACCCGTACGAGGCGCCCGGGGACGCCGACCTGGTCATCGACACCTCGGCGGAGAGCGAGGCGGAGTCGGTGGCGCGGGTGGTGGCGGCGCTGCGCGACGGCGGCTGGCTGCCGCGCTGA
- a CDS encoding RrF2 family transcriptional regulator — protein MRLTAFTDLSLRIVMRLAVADEEVLTTRSVAGMLAVPYTHAAKVVARLSEMGLVEARRGRGGGLRLTQAGRAARVGSIVRELEGGGDVVACEDDPPCPLRAACRLRWELRRAQEAFFAALDEVTVESLVASPTGPVLVALQPPESSQNSS, from the coding sequence ATGCGTCTGACCGCCTTCACCGATCTGTCGCTGCGCATCGTGATGCGTCTGGCCGTCGCCGACGAGGAGGTGCTCACCACGCGTTCGGTGGCCGGGATGCTGGCCGTCCCCTACACGCACGCCGCCAAGGTGGTGGCGCGGCTGAGCGAGATGGGGCTGGTGGAGGCGCGGCGGGGGCGTGGCGGCGGGCTGCGGCTCACGCAGGCGGGGCGTGCGGCGAGGGTCGGCTCGATCGTCCGGGAGCTGGAGGGCGGTGGCGACGTCGTGGCCTGCGAGGACGATCCGCCGTGTCCGCTGCGGGCGGCCTGTCGGCTGCGTTGGGAGCTGCGTCGGGCGCAGGAGGCGTTCTTCGCCGCTCTGGACGAGGTGACCGTCGAGTCGCTTGTGGCGAGTCCCACAGGCCCGGTCCTGGTGGCGCTGCAACCGCCCGAAAGTTCGCAAAACAGCTCTTGA
- the mfd gene encoding transcription-repair coupling factor has protein sequence MSLNGLLSVVTGDPALNRAIETARSGHDPHLDLVAPPAVRPLVVAGLAADAPVGAQRPVLAVTATEREAADLSSALGSLLPADSVALFPAWETLPHERLSPRSDTVGQRLAVLRRLAHPDPSDPLTAPLRVVVAPVRAVLQPLVAGLGDLKPVRVRAGDSVELDEVVQALVDAGYARVDLVEKRGDIAVRGGILDVFPPTEEHPLRLEFWGDSVEEIRYFQVADQRSISKPGHVGGTAEAGLFAPPCRELLLTDTVRERARALAAEHPALAEVLNKIADGVAVEGMEAFAPALCDRMELLLDLLPEGTHIVGCDPERIRTRAEELVATSQEFLDASWINAASGGEAPIDLGGSAYQSIAELRSRAHELGLPWWTVTPFDPGAPADAEEDDSVLLGAAAADAYRGDTERAIADVKSWLHEGWRVVLLTPGQGPAERLASMLRDAGLGTQLRESLPEPPDPAVATVTTGLIEHGFVWRSVRTVVLTETDLVGQRSSTRDMRRMPSRRRGVDPLQLKPGDYVVHEQHGIGRYIELVSRSVQGATREYLVIEYAPSKRGQPGDRLFVPTDQLDEVTRYVGGDSPTLSKMGGAEWTKAKNRARKVVREIAGDLIRLYSARQASPGHAFSPDTPWQRELEDAFPYVETPDQLAAIEEVKRDMEKPVPMDRLICGDVGYGKTEVAVRAAFKAVQDGKQVAVLVPTTLLVQQHLSTFTERYASFPVTVRPMSRFQTDAEIEQTREGMRTGEVDVVIGTHRLLSPETRFKNLGLVIIDEEQRFGVEHKESLKRLRTQVDVLAMSATPIPRTLEMGLTGIREMTTILTPPEERHPVLTFVGPYDEKQIAAAIRRELMREGQVFFVHNRVASIDRVAATVSRLVPEARVAYAHGQMNENQLERVMVDFWEKNFDVLVSTTIVESGLDVPNANTLIVDRADTYGLSQLHQLRGRVGRGRERAYAYFLYPPDKPLTETAHERLATVAQHTETGAGMYVAMKDLEIRGAGNILGTEQSGSIAGVGFDLYVRMVGEAVRELKGGQEAAEEVETKVELPIDARIPHDYVPGERLRLEAYRRIAEVAGEDDIAAVREELLDRYGELPQPVDNLLAVARFRVLARSAGLTDVVLQGSQIRFAPVELRESQQLRLRRLYPKAVLKNTTRTLLVPVPKAGGISGKQLRDRELLKWCAELVEAVFEPGRRPRPRE, from the coding sequence ATGAGCCTCAATGGACTTCTCTCCGTCGTCACCGGCGACCCGGCCCTGAACCGCGCGATCGAGACCGCCCGCAGCGGCCACGATCCCCACCTCGACCTCGTCGCACCTCCGGCGGTGCGCCCCCTCGTCGTGGCCGGACTCGCCGCCGACGCCCCCGTGGGCGCGCAGCGCCCCGTCCTGGCCGTCACCGCCACGGAGCGCGAGGCCGCCGACCTCAGCAGCGCCCTGGGGTCGCTGCTGCCCGCCGATTCGGTGGCCCTGTTCCCCGCGTGGGAGACCCTGCCGCACGAACGCCTGTCCCCCCGCTCCGACACCGTGGGCCAGCGCCTGGCGGTCCTGCGCCGTCTGGCCCACCCCGATCCCTCCGACCCGCTCACCGCCCCGCTGCGGGTGGTGGTCGCCCCCGTGCGCGCCGTCCTGCAGCCGCTGGTGGCCGGTCTCGGCGACCTCAAGCCGGTACGGGTGCGCGCGGGCGACTCCGTGGAACTGGACGAGGTCGTCCAGGCCCTGGTCGACGCCGGCTACGCGCGCGTCGACCTGGTGGAGAAGCGCGGCGACATCGCGGTGCGCGGCGGCATCCTCGACGTGTTCCCGCCCACCGAGGAGCACCCGCTGCGCCTGGAGTTCTGGGGCGACTCCGTGGAGGAGATCCGCTACTTCCAGGTCGCCGACCAGCGTTCCATCAGCAAGCCCGGCCACGTCGGCGGCACCGCCGAGGCGGGCCTGTTCGCGCCGCCCTGCCGGGAGCTGCTGCTCACCGACACCGTGCGGGAACGCGCCCGCGCCCTGGCCGCCGAGCACCCGGCGCTCGCCGAGGTCCTGAACAAGATCGCCGACGGTGTGGCGGTGGAGGGCATGGAGGCGTTCGCCCCGGCGCTCTGCGACCGCATGGAGCTGCTGCTCGACCTGCTGCCCGAGGGCACCCACATCGTGGGCTGCGACCCCGAACGCATCCGCACCCGCGCCGAGGAGCTGGTCGCCACCAGCCAGGAGTTCCTCGACGCGTCCTGGATCAACGCGGCCTCCGGCGGTGAGGCCCCCATCGACCTGGGCGGCTCCGCCTACCAGTCGATCGCCGAACTGCGGTCGCGCGCCCACGAACTTGGACTGCCGTGGTGGACCGTCACCCCCTTCGACCCGGGCGCCCCCGCCGACGCCGAGGAGGACGACTCCGTCCTGCTCGGTGCGGCGGCCGCGGACGCCTACCGGGGCGACACCGAACGCGCGATCGCCGACGTCAAGTCCTGGCTGCACGAGGGGTGGCGGGTGGTGCTGCTCACCCCCGGCCAGGGACCGGCCGAACGGCTGGCGTCCATGCTGCGCGACGCGGGCCTGGGCACGCAGCTGCGCGAGTCCTTGCCCGAGCCGCCCGACCCCGCCGTGGCGACGGTCACCACCGGGCTGATCGAGCACGGGTTCGTGTGGCGGTCGGTGCGCACGGTGGTGCTCACCGAGACCGACCTGGTCGGGCAGCGCTCCTCCACCCGGGACATGCGGCGGATGCCGAGCCGCCGCCGCGGCGTCGACCCGCTCCAGCTCAAACCGGGCGACTACGTGGTGCACGAGCAGCACGGCATCGGCCGCTACATCGAACTGGTCAGCCGCAGCGTCCAGGGCGCCACCCGCGAGTACCTGGTCATCGAGTACGCGCCGTCCAAGCGCGGCCAGCCCGGCGACCGCCTGTTCGTGCCCACCGACCAGCTCGACGAGGTCACCCGCTACGTCGGCGGCGACTCCCCCACCCTGTCGAAGATGGGCGGCGCCGAGTGGACCAAGGCCAAGAACCGGGCGCGCAAGGTCGTCCGCGAGATCGCCGGCGACCTGATCCGGCTGTACTCGGCGCGCCAGGCCTCCCCGGGCCACGCGTTCTCCCCGGACACCCCCTGGCAGCGGGAGCTGGAGGACGCCTTCCCCTACGTGGAGACGCCCGACCAGCTCGCCGCGATCGAGGAGGTCAAGCGCGACATGGAGAAGCCGGTACCGATGGACCGGCTGATCTGCGGCGACGTCGGCTACGGCAAGACCGAGGTCGCGGTGCGCGCGGCGTTCAAGGCGGTGCAGGACGGCAAGCAGGTGGCGGTGCTGGTGCCCACCACCCTGCTGGTCCAGCAGCACCTGTCCACGTTCACCGAGCGCTACGCCTCCTTCCCGGTGACGGTCCGCCCGATGTCGCGGTTCCAGACCGACGCCGAGATCGAGCAGACCCGCGAGGGCATGCGCACCGGCGAGGTCGACGTGGTCATCGGCACGCACCGGCTGCTCTCCCCGGAGACCCGGTTCAAGAACCTGGGCCTGGTGATCATCGACGAGGAGCAGCGCTTCGGCGTCGAGCACAAGGAGTCCCTGAAGCGGCTGCGCACCCAGGTGGACGTGCTGGCCATGTCGGCCACCCCGATCCCGCGCACCCTGGAGATGGGGTTGACCGGCATCCGCGAGATGACCACGATCCTCACCCCGCCCGAGGAGCGGCACCCGGTCCTCACCTTCGTCGGCCCCTACGACGAGAAGCAGATCGCCGCCGCCATCCGGCGGGAGCTGATGCGTGAGGGCCAGGTGTTCTTCGTGCACAACCGGGTCGCCTCGATCGACCGGGTCGCCGCCACGGTGAGCCGCCTGGTGCCCGAGGCGCGGGTGGCCTACGCCCACGGCCAGATGAACGAGAACCAGCTCGAACGGGTGATGGTCGACTTCTGGGAGAAGAACTTCGACGTCCTGGTGTCCACCACGATCGTGGAGTCCGGGCTGGACGTGCCCAACGCCAACACCCTGATCGTGGACCGCGCCGACACCTACGGCCTGTCCCAGCTGCACCAGTTGCGCGGCCGGGTGGGCCGCGGCCGGGAGCGCGCCTACGCCTACTTCCTGTACCCGCCGGACAAGCCGCTCACCGAGACCGCGCACGAGCGGCTGGCCACGGTCGCCCAGCACACCGAGACCGGCGCGGGCATGTACGTGGCGATGAAGGACCTGGAGATCCGCGGCGCGGGCAACATCCTGGGCACCGAGCAGTCCGGCAGCATCGCGGGCGTCGGCTTCGACCTGTACGTGCGCATGGTCGGCGAGGCGGTGCGCGAGCTGAAAGGCGGCCAGGAGGCGGCCGAGGAGGTCGAGACCAAGGTCGAGCTGCCCATCGACGCCCGCATCCCGCACGACTACGTGCCGGGGGAGCGGCTGCGGCTGGAGGCCTACCGCAGGATCGCCGAGGTCGCGGGGGAGGACGACATCGCCGCGGTGCGGGAGGAGCTCCTCGACCGCTACGGCGAGCTGCCGCAGCCGGTGGACAACCTGCTGGCGGTGGCGCGGTTCCGGGTGCTGGCCCGCAGCGCCGGGCTGACCGACGTGGTCCTGCAGGGCAGCCAGATCCGGTTCGCCCCGGTGGAGCTGCGCGAGTCGCAGCAGCTGCGGCTGCGGCGGCTCTACCCCAAGGCGGTGTTGAAGAACACCACCCGCACCCTGCTGGTCCCGGTGCCCAAGGCCGGCGGGATCAGCGGCAAGCAGTTGCGCGACCGGGAGCTGCTGAAGTGGTGCGCCGAGCTGGTGGAGGCGGTCTTCGAGCCGGGGCGCCGGCCGCGTCCGCGGGAGTGA
- the cysN gene encoding sulfate adenylyltransferase subunit CysN: MSTDILRFATAGSVDDGKSTLIGRLLYDSKSIFEDQFDAVERTSRSRGEEQANLALLTDGLRAEREQGITIDVAYRYFATPRRTFIIADTPGHLQYTRNMVTGASTADLAVILVDARRGLQEQSRRHAFLATLLQVPHLVLAVNKMDLVDYSEERFEEIKAEFTAFATKLDIPDLTFIPISALHGDNVVERSLNMPWYDGPSLLHHLEHVHIASDRNLIDVRFPVQYVVRPHRADDPDLHDYRGYAGQVAGGVLKPGDEVVHLPSGLTTRIRRIVTADGDVAEAFAPMSVTLLLEDDIDISRGDMICRPHNRPSVTQDLDAMVCWMAEGRTLTPRTKLLVKHTTRTAKVMVRDLLYRLDVNTLHRDESAEALSLNEIGRVSLRVTQPLFVDEYQRNRLTGGFILIDEGTNATVGAGMVLRTE; this comes from the coding sequence ATGAGTACTGACATTCTGCGGTTCGCCACGGCCGGTTCCGTCGACGACGGCAAGAGCACCCTGATCGGCCGACTGCTGTACGACTCCAAGTCCATCTTCGAGGACCAGTTCGACGCGGTGGAGCGCACCAGCCGCTCCCGCGGGGAGGAACAGGCCAACCTGGCGCTGCTCACCGACGGCCTGCGGGCCGAACGCGAGCAGGGCATCACGATCGACGTGGCCTACCGGTACTTCGCGACCCCGCGGCGGACCTTCATCATCGCCGACACGCCCGGGCACCTGCAGTACACCCGCAACATGGTCACGGGCGCCTCCACCGCGGACCTGGCGGTGATCCTGGTGGACGCCCGCAGGGGCCTGCAGGAGCAGAGCCGCCGGCACGCCTTCCTGGCCACGTTGCTGCAGGTACCGCACCTGGTGCTCGCGGTGAACAAGATGGACCTGGTGGACTACTCCGAGGAGCGTTTCGAGGAGATCAAGGCGGAGTTCACCGCGTTCGCCACCAAGCTGGACATCCCGGACCTGACGTTCATCCCGATCTCGGCGCTGCACGGCGACAACGTGGTGGAGCGGTCGCTGAACATGCCGTGGTACGACGGCCCGTCGCTGCTGCACCACCTGGAGCACGTGCACATCGCCTCCGACCGCAATCTGATCGACGTGCGGTTCCCGGTGCAGTACGTGGTCCGGCCGCACCGGGCCGACGACCCGGACCTGCACGACTACCGGGGGTACGCCGGTCAGGTCGCGGGCGGGGTGCTCAAGCCGGGGGACGAGGTGGTGCACCTTCCGTCGGGGCTGACCACCCGGATCCGGCGGATCGTCACCGCGGACGGGGACGTGGCCGAGGCGTTCGCGCCGATGTCGGTGACGCTGCTGCTGGAGGACGACATCGACATCTCGCGCGGGGACATGATCTGCCGCCCGCACAACCGGCCGAGCGTCACGCAGGACCTGGACGCGATGGTGTGCTGGATGGCGGAGGGCCGTACCCTCACGCCGCGGACGAAGCTGCTGGTCAAGCACACCACGCGTACCGCCAAGGTCATGGTGCGGGACCTGCTGTACCGGCTGGACGTCAACACGCTGCACCGGGACGAGTCGGCGGAGGCCCTGTCGCTGAACGAGATCGGCCGGGTGTCGTTGCGGGTCACCCAGCCGCTCTTCGTGGACGAGTACCAGCGCAACCGGTTGACCGGCGGGTTCATCCTCATCGACGAGGGCACCAACGCCACGGTGGGTGCGGGCATGGTCCTCCGGACGGAGTGA
- a CDS encoding FtsW/RodA/SpoVE family cell cycle protein, which yields MTDETTPRHGRRRNTELAMLTVALAAFVTGLCLTGLQLHGHVPGVLWPFTAVLGGGALAVHTALRFLAPWADPLFLPAAVLLNGIGLTLIWGLNAETDGPATIALRQLLWTGLGLLTCLATLLLVRRPQRLQRHPYVMALAGLALLAAPMLPVIGLDQYGARRWLSFGEFTVQPSEFAKIPLVLFLAAYLGRKRDALSLAATQITVRGVKVFSVPRMRDMGPMTAAWGVAILILVGTRDLGTSLLLFTLFLAMLYTATQRKSWVGIGLAMFLVGAYAAHLLFWHVRQRVTIWLHAFSPDVYHSPQGSGQVVEGLFALADGGLLGIGFGEGRAATLFAADSDLIMVSLGEKFGLAGVTAVLVTTLLLVERAFRAALAARETFVKLMTTGLAFLWAFQVFVVVGGVTLLIPLSGMTTPLLALGGSSLVTSWITVGLWLRVSSEVRRAAVPVDRDGAATVELPRTAVSEARDRALAASRNATAPE from the coding sequence ATGACCGACGAGACCACGCCCCGCCACGGGCGGCGGCGCAACACCGAACTCGCCATGCTCACCGTGGCGCTCGCGGCCTTCGTCACCGGCCTCTGCCTGACCGGGTTGCAACTGCACGGACACGTCCCCGGCGTGCTGTGGCCGTTCACCGCCGTCCTCGGCGGCGGCGCCCTCGCCGTGCACACGGCGCTGCGCTTCCTCGCCCCCTGGGCCGACCCGCTGTTCCTGCCGGCGGCGGTCCTGCTCAACGGGATCGGCCTCACCCTCATCTGGGGCCTGAACGCCGAAACCGACGGCCCCGCCACCATCGCGCTGCGGCAGCTCCTGTGGACCGGCCTGGGCCTGCTCACCTGCCTGGCCACGCTGCTGCTGGTCCGCCGCCCCCAGCGCCTGCAGCGCCACCCCTACGTGATGGCGCTGGCCGGACTGGCCCTGCTCGCCGCGCCCATGCTGCCCGTCATCGGCCTGGACCAGTACGGCGCACGCCGCTGGCTGTCGTTCGGCGAGTTCACCGTGCAGCCCTCGGAGTTCGCCAAGATCCCGCTGGTGCTCTTCCTCGCCGCCTACCTCGGCAGGAAACGGGACGCCCTGTCCCTGGCCGCCACCCAGATCACGGTACGCGGCGTCAAGGTCTTCAGCGTGCCGCGGATGCGCGACATGGGGCCGATGACCGCGGCGTGGGGCGTCGCCATCCTCATCCTCGTCGGCACCCGGGACCTCGGCACCTCGCTGCTGCTGTTCACCCTGTTCCTGGCGATGCTCTACACCGCCACCCAGCGCAAGTCCTGGGTCGGTATCGGCCTGGCCATGTTCCTCGTCGGGGCCTACGCCGCCCACCTGCTCTTCTGGCACGTCCGCCAGCGCGTGACGATCTGGCTGCACGCCTTCTCCCCCGACGTCTACCACTCCCCGCAGGGCAGCGGGCAGGTGGTGGAGGGACTGTTCGCGCTCGCCGACGGCGGACTGCTCGGCATCGGCTTCGGCGAGGGCCGCGCCGCCACCCTGTTCGCCGCCGACAGCGACCTGATCATGGTGTCGCTGGGCGAGAAGTTCGGCCTGGCCGGGGTGACCGCGGTCCTGGTGACGACCCTGCTGCTGGTGGAGCGCGCCTTCCGGGCCGCCCTGGCCGCACGCGAGACCTTCGTCAAGCTGATGACCACCGGCCTGGCCTTCCTCTGGGCCTTCCAGGTGTTCGTCGTGGTGGGCGGGGTCACCCTGCTGATCCCGCTGAGCGGCATGACCACGCCGCTGCTGGCCCTCGGCGGCTCCTCACTGGTCACCAGCTGGATCACGGTCGGCCTGTGGCTCCGGGTCAGCAGCGAGGTCCGCCGCGCCGCCGTCCCGGTCGACCGGGACGGCGCGGCCACCGTGGAGCTGCCGCGCACCGCGGTCAGCGAGGCGCGCGACCGCGCTCTCGCCGCCAGTAGGAACGCCACTGCTCCGGAGTGA